A single genomic interval of Arthrobacter globiformis harbors:
- a CDS encoding pyridoxamine 5'-phosphate oxidase family protein has protein sequence MTGTESISKVTDIINDSHIGMFTTINEEGALVSRPLAVQDVKDDGDMWFFTGEGTSQVAHVTADARVNVSFGKRTEWVSVAGTAEVVRDRAKIRELWNQSVEAWFPDGPDTPEVVLLRVDSDSAEYWTSPGGTAATVLQWVKSRVTHSRMSVGESGTVEL, from the coding sequence ATGACGGGCACGGAAAGCATCAGCAAGGTCACGGACATCATCAACGATTCCCACATCGGAATGTTCACCACCATCAATGAAGAAGGCGCCCTGGTCAGCCGGCCGCTGGCCGTCCAGGATGTGAAGGACGACGGCGACATGTGGTTCTTCACCGGGGAGGGAACCTCCCAGGTGGCCCACGTGACTGCCGATGCCAGGGTCAACGTGTCCTTCGGCAAGCGGACCGAGTGGGTGTCGGTGGCGGGCACCGCTGAAGTGGTGCGCGATCGGGCCAAGATCCGCGAGCTGTGGAACCAGTCCGTTGAGGCCTGGTTCCCGGACGGGCCGGACACCCCTGAGGTGGTCCTGCTGCGCGTGGACTCCGACTCCGCTGAGTACTGGACCAGCCCCGGCGGCACCGCGGCGACGGTCCTGCAGTGGGTCAAGTCGAGGGTCACCCACAGCCGCATGAGCGTGGGCGAGAGCGGAACCGTGGAACTGTAG
- a CDS encoding cytochrome P450: MDFVNSDGPPLDPFPQYERMRESAPVFHDEQSGSWHVFRYDDVQRVLSEHGTFSSRMGGDDPSETGQLFAASLITADPPRHRQLRSLVTQAFTPKAVDGLAPRISALTEELLDGIAPKGSADLINELAYPLPVIVIAELMGIPAEDRDRFKHWSDVIVSQTQTGAQTADHSSTNREMTEYFLALIERRRREPGSDLISNLLVAEIEGQKLSVPELLGFCSLLLVAGNETTTNLIGNAVLCFTEAPGTTERLRAELSLLPQAIEEVLRYRSPVQSMYRVTAGGTRLGDVQVPAAAPLVAWIGSANRDERQFRDPEQFDIDRGPNRHLAFGHGIHFCLGARLARLEARIALRAVLDRLPGLALTPGTHLERMDSTIVYGVKELPVSWTTP, encoded by the coding sequence ATGGACTTCGTGAACAGTGATGGGCCTCCGCTGGATCCCTTCCCGCAGTACGAACGGATGCGGGAATCCGCTCCCGTCTTCCACGACGAGCAGTCCGGGAGCTGGCATGTCTTCCGGTACGACGACGTCCAGCGGGTTCTGTCTGAACACGGGACCTTTTCCTCAAGGATGGGAGGCGATGATCCATCAGAGACGGGCCAGCTGTTCGCGGCGAGCTTGATCACCGCAGATCCTCCCCGGCACCGTCAATTGCGCTCCCTGGTGACCCAGGCGTTTACCCCGAAGGCTGTGGACGGGCTTGCACCGCGCATCTCGGCACTGACGGAGGAACTGCTGGACGGGATTGCTCCAAAGGGTTCGGCCGACCTCATCAACGAGCTGGCCTACCCGCTGCCGGTGATCGTGATCGCGGAGCTCATGGGCATCCCCGCCGAGGACCGCGACCGCTTCAAGCACTGGTCCGATGTGATCGTCAGCCAGACGCAGACCGGAGCGCAGACTGCCGACCACAGCTCCACCAACCGGGAAATGACAGAGTACTTCCTGGCCCTCATCGAACGCCGCAGACGCGAGCCCGGAAGTGATCTGATCAGCAACCTGCTCGTGGCCGAGATCGAAGGACAGAAGCTGAGCGTGCCCGAGCTGCTTGGCTTCTGCAGTCTGCTGCTCGTGGCCGGAAATGAGACAACCACCAACCTCATTGGCAACGCGGTCCTTTGTTTCACCGAAGCGCCGGGAACGACGGAACGGCTCCGCGCCGAGCTGTCCCTGCTCCCCCAGGCAATAGAAGAAGTGCTGCGCTACCGCTCTCCCGTCCAGTCGATGTACCGGGTGACAGCCGGTGGCACCAGGTTGGGCGACGTCCAGGTCCCGGCCGCCGCCCCGCTGGTGGCGTGGATCGGTTCGGCCAACCGCGACGAGCGGCAGTTCCGTGATCCCGAACAGTTCGACATTGACCGCGGACCGAACCGGCATCTCGCCTTCGGCCACGGCATTCACTTCTGCCTCGGTGCCCGGCTAGCCAGACTTGAGGCCAGGATTGCGCTGCGGGCCGTTCTGGACCGGCTTCCCGGACTTGCCCTCACGCCGGGAACCCACCTCGAACGGATGGACAGCACGATCGTTTACGGAGTCAAGGAGCTGCCCGTCAGCTGGACAACCCCTTGA
- a CDS encoding AEC family transporter — MDGVLKGFFVVGMVLLVGYILARTNALGPHGTKVLSTLTFMVGLPSLMFSTIASRHISEVLSQTGLISVVTALCCMALFALSGAIGRWGVRRTTVGALATGIVNSTNLGVPLSLYILGSATFVTPIMLFQLALVTPVALTILDLTDPEGKRTSVWSILSTPLRNPVTVAAILGVIVSAAGIELPALVLDPLKLVAQLTVPLMLIIFGMSLHGLSPRQGTVDRVPTLFAVILKSAVQPALAWLLAVFVFHLDTFSTFVVTACAILPTGQNVVLYAVRYGVGRNLAQSTAVITSALAVPLLLGAAWLFG; from the coding sequence TTGGACGGAGTTTTAAAGGGATTCTTTGTGGTGGGCATGGTCCTGCTCGTCGGCTACATTTTGGCCAGGACAAACGCCCTTGGACCGCACGGGACGAAGGTGCTGTCCACCCTGACCTTCATGGTCGGGCTGCCAAGCCTGATGTTCTCCACGATCGCTTCGCGGCATATCTCCGAAGTCCTCAGCCAGACAGGCCTCATCTCCGTCGTCACGGCACTTTGCTGCATGGCGCTGTTCGCGCTCAGCGGGGCGATCGGCCGGTGGGGTGTCCGGCGCACCACAGTCGGCGCGCTGGCCACCGGAATCGTCAATTCCACAAACCTCGGCGTTCCGCTATCCCTGTACATTCTCGGCAGTGCCACGTTCGTCACTCCGATCATGCTGTTTCAATTGGCACTCGTGACCCCGGTAGCACTGACCATCCTGGACCTGACCGATCCTGAGGGGAAAAGGACATCCGTTTGGAGCATCCTGTCCACTCCCCTGCGCAACCCCGTCACGGTGGCAGCCATCCTCGGCGTCATCGTCAGCGCTGCCGGAATTGAACTTCCTGCCCTGGTGCTGGATCCTCTGAAGCTAGTGGCCCAGCTGACGGTTCCCCTAATGCTGATCATCTTCGGCATGTCGCTCCACGGCCTCTCACCGCGCCAAGGCACAGTTGACCGCGTCCCCACGCTGTTCGCCGTCATTCTCAAGTCGGCCGTCCAGCCGGCCCTCGCCTGGCTGCTGGCCGTGTTTGTGTTCCACCTCGATACCTTCAGCACCTTCGTTGTCACGGCCTGCGCGATCCTTCCCACCGGCCAGAACGTGGTCCTCTACGCAGTCCGGTACGGCGTGGGCCGGAACCTTGCGCAATCCACCGCGGTGATTACATCGGCCTTGGCAGTCCCACTGCTGCTGGGGGCTGCCTGGCTGTTTGGTTGA
- a CDS encoding SRPBCC family protein: MSTYSVTRSTVIPASAKDVFPLVNSFREWPKWSPWESVDPDMKRTYSGAESGVGAKYAWSGNRKAGAGTMEIVESKDADVVRIRLEFTKPFRAVNPTAFTFVPEGGGTRVTWTMVGEHKGIGKLFALFMNMDKMVGGDFEKGLASLASVVGSRQA, encoded by the coding sequence ATGTCAACGTACTCAGTCACGCGCAGCACTGTCATCCCCGCCTCGGCCAAGGACGTGTTTCCGCTGGTCAACAGCTTTCGCGAGTGGCCCAAGTGGTCGCCTTGGGAGTCCGTGGACCCGGACATGAAGAGGACCTACTCCGGCGCGGAATCCGGCGTCGGCGCCAAGTATGCCTGGAGCGGCAACCGCAAGGCAGGTGCCGGCACCATGGAGATCGTCGAATCGAAGGATGCTGACGTCGTTCGGATCCGGCTTGAGTTCACTAAGCCTTTCCGCGCGGTCAACCCCACTGCCTTTACTTTCGTTCCGGAGGGTGGAGGCACCCGCGTCACCTGGACCATGGTCGGTGAGCACAAGGGCATCGGCAAACTTTTTGCGCTGTTCATGAACATGGACAAGATGGTGGGAGGCGACTTCGAGAAGGGCCTGGCGTCGCTGGCTTCCGTCGTCGGGAGCCGGCAGGCTTAG
- a CDS encoding VOC family protein: MRLKMCSIHVQDPAAAHSFYTETLGFETLMAMPEHNLFIVKDPGAASGAGLLLEPSDNPIASAYRNGLYDAGIPAIVFGSPDVQAEYERLSAAGVQFRGEPAEDPSGISAVFDDGCGNYIQLHQD; the protein is encoded by the coding sequence ATGCGACTCAAAATGTGCAGCATCCACGTCCAGGACCCTGCCGCGGCGCACTCCTTCTACACGGAGACCCTCGGCTTCGAGACGCTCATGGCCATGCCCGAGCACAACCTCTTCATCGTCAAGGACCCCGGAGCGGCCTCCGGTGCTGGCCTGCTGCTGGAGCCCAGCGACAACCCCATCGCCTCGGCCTACCGCAATGGACTGTACGACGCCGGGATCCCCGCCATCGTCTTTGGCTCACCGGACGTCCAGGCCGAGTACGAGCGGCTGTCCGCCGCCGGCGTCCAGTTCCGGGGCGAGCCTGCCGAGGACCCCTCCGGAATCTCCGCAGTGTTCGACGACGGCTGCGGCAACTACATCCAGCTGCACCAGGACTAG